One Podarcis muralis chromosome 1, rPodMur119.hap1.1, whole genome shotgun sequence genomic window carries:
- the NIF3L1 gene encoding NIF3-like protein 1 isoform X2: protein MQLNRIPRQFLHIRSLFNLTVRSFMDLKVLVSSLNDFASLSLAESWDNVGLLVEPSPPHSVRTLFLTNDLTEEVMEEALQKKADLILSYHPPIFQPLKRVTWKTWKERLVIRALENRMGIYSPHTAYDAVPHGVNNWLAKGFGACISAPLQPATASSYPTGGSFRVEFTACPDDNLDTILTRLRGVPEVSLITTVPARVEGEEQTRVGVNCTQQALLQVVALLSQNSLLYQKTEIVSLQKPLLEDTGMGRLCALKEPASISVLVERVKSHLRLSHIRLALGAGKSLGEMSHHDVLDAVSKGISVILCEHSNTERGFLLELQKELAVHLQNKICIVVSERDRDPLQVV, encoded by the exons ATGCAACTGAATCGGATTCCGAGGCAGTTCTTGCACATACGGTCTTTGTTCAATTTGACTGTGCGATCCTTCATGGATCTGAAAGTTCTCGTTTCTTCCCTTAATGATTTTGCTTCGCTCTCTCTGGCTGAAAGTTGGGACAATGTGGGGCTCCTGGTTGAGCCAAGCCCTCCCCACTCTGTCCGCACCCTCTTCTTGACCAATGACCTCACGGAGGAAGTGATGGAAGAAGCCCTGCAGAAGAAGGCAGATCTCATTCTCTCTTACCACCCGCCTATTTTCCAACCACTGAAACGCGTAACGTGGAAAACGTGGAAGGAACGTCTCGTGATCCGAGCCTTGGAGAACCGAATGGGCATTTATTCTCCACATACCGCGTATGACGCTGTACCTCACGGAGTCAACAACTGGCTTGCAAAAGGATTTG GTGCCTGCATCTCTGCTCCCTTGCAGCCTGCAACAGCTTCCAGTTACCCCACAGGGGGGTCTTTCCGCGTTGAGTTTACCGCTTGCCCGGATGACAACCTAGACACAATTTTGACCCGTTTGCGTGGGGTGCCAGAGGTGTCGCTTATCACAACTGTTCCTGCCAG GGTTGAAGGGGAAGAGCAGACGCGAGTCGGCGTGAACTGCACCCAGCAAGCCTTGCTGCAAGTGGTGGCCTTGCTCTCCCAGAACAGTCTTCTCTATCAAAAGACTGAAATCGTATCATTACAGAAG CCTCTTCTTGAAGATACTGGAATGGGACGCTTGTGTGCACTGAAGGAACCAGCTTCTATTTCCGTCTTGGTTGAAAGAGTGAAAAGCCACTTAAGACTGTCTCATATTCGCCTAGCCCTTGGAGCTGGAAAATCATTGG GAGAGATGTCCCACCATGACGTACTGGATGCTGTTTCCAAAGGGATAAGCGTGATCTTGTGCGAGCACAGCAACACTGAGCGAGGCTTTCTGCTGGAGCTGCAAAAAGAGCTGGCTGTGCACCTTCAGAACAAGATCTGTATTGTAGTttctgagagagacagagaccccCTTCAAGTGGTATAG
- the PPIL3 gene encoding peptidyl-prolyl cis-trans isomerase-like 3, giving the protein MAVTLHTDVGEIKIELFCERAPKACENFLALCASNYYNGCIFHRNIKGFMVQTGDPTGSGKGGNSIWGRKFEDEYSEYLKHSVRGVVSMANNGPNTNGSQFFITYGKQPHLDMKYTVFGKVIDGLDTLDELEKLPVNEKTFRPLNDVHVKDVTIHANPFAQ; this is encoded by the exons ATG gctGTGACCCTACACACCGATGTGGGAGAAATTAAAATAGAGCTATTCTGTGAAAGAGCACCCAAGGCATGTGAA AATTTTCTGGCACTCTGCGCTAGTAACTACTACAATGGCTGTATTTTTCACCGGAATATCAAAGGATTTATGGTGCAGACTGGAGATCCAACAg GCTCCGGAAAAGGAGGAAATAGCATTTGGGGCAGAAAATTTGAAGATGAATACAGTGAATACTTAAAA CACAGTGTCCGTGGAGTTGTTTCTATGGCAAATAATGGTCCAAATACAAATGGGTCTCAATTCTTCATCACCTACGGCAAACAGCCACACCTGGACATGAAATACACCGTGTTTGGGAA GGTCATCGATGGCTTGGATACCCTGGATGAGCTGGAGAAACTGCCAGTGAACGAGAAGACATTCCGCCCCCTTAACGACGTCCATGTTAAAGATGTTACAATCCACGCAAACCCTTTTGCTCAGTAG
- the NIF3L1 gene encoding NIF3-like protein 1 isoform X1 → MQLNRIPRQFLHIRSLFNLTVRSFMDLKVLVSSLNDFASLSLAESWDNVGLLVEPSPPHSVRTLFLTNDLTEEVMEEALQKKADLILSYHPPIFQPLKRVTWKTWKERLVIRALENRMGIYSPHTAYDAVPHGVNNWLAKGFGACISAPLQPATASSYPTGGSFRVEFTACPDDNLDTILTRLRGVPEVSLITTVPARVEGEEQTRVGVNCTQQALLQVVALLSQNSLLYQKTEIVSLQKPLLEDTGMGRLCALKEPASISVLVERVKSHLRLSHIRLALGAGKSLESQVKVVALCAGSGSSVLKGTESDLYLTGEMSHHDVLDAVSKGISVILCEHSNTERGFLLELQKELAVHLQNKICIVVSERDRDPLQVV, encoded by the exons ATGCAACTGAATCGGATTCCGAGGCAGTTCTTGCACATACGGTCTTTGTTCAATTTGACTGTGCGATCCTTCATGGATCTGAAAGTTCTCGTTTCTTCCCTTAATGATTTTGCTTCGCTCTCTCTGGCTGAAAGTTGGGACAATGTGGGGCTCCTGGTTGAGCCAAGCCCTCCCCACTCTGTCCGCACCCTCTTCTTGACCAATGACCTCACGGAGGAAGTGATGGAAGAAGCCCTGCAGAAGAAGGCAGATCTCATTCTCTCTTACCACCCGCCTATTTTCCAACCACTGAAACGCGTAACGTGGAAAACGTGGAAGGAACGTCTCGTGATCCGAGCCTTGGAGAACCGAATGGGCATTTATTCTCCACATACCGCGTATGACGCTGTACCTCACGGAGTCAACAACTGGCTTGCAAAAGGATTTG GTGCCTGCATCTCTGCTCCCTTGCAGCCTGCAACAGCTTCCAGTTACCCCACAGGGGGGTCTTTCCGCGTTGAGTTTACCGCTTGCCCGGATGACAACCTAGACACAATTTTGACCCGTTTGCGTGGGGTGCCAGAGGTGTCGCTTATCACAACTGTTCCTGCCAG GGTTGAAGGGGAAGAGCAGACGCGAGTCGGCGTGAACTGCACCCAGCAAGCCTTGCTGCAAGTGGTGGCCTTGCTCTCCCAGAACAGTCTTCTCTATCAAAAGACTGAAATCGTATCATTACAGAAG CCTCTTCTTGAAGATACTGGAATGGGACGCTTGTGTGCACTGAAGGAACCAGCTTCTATTTCCGTCTTGGTTGAAAGAGTGAAAAGCCACTTAAGACTGTCTCATATTCGCCTAGCCCTTGGAGCTGGAAAATCATTGG AATCCCAGGTGAAGGTGGTTGCCCTTTGCGCCGGCTCAGGAAGTAGTGTTCTGAAAGGCACAGAAAGTGATCTCTACCTTACAG GAGAGATGTCCCACCATGACGTACTGGATGCTGTTTCCAAAGGGATAAGCGTGATCTTGTGCGAGCACAGCAACACTGAGCGAGGCTTTCTGCTGGAGCTGCAAAAAGAGCTGGCTGTGCACCTTCAGAACAAGATCTGTATTGTAGTttctgagagagacagagaccccCTTCAAGTGGTATAG